Genomic segment of Paenibacillaceae bacterium GAS479:
AATTTGTTGTAGCCGGATTAGTTGCGCACACATTCTGGGCACTCCATGTGCCGGACAGGCTCGTGGCCGACATACAATACGTTTGGCTTGAGCCCCAGCCGTTGGTAGCGGAAGCGAACATCCAGTAGGTCGATCCTACTTTAATGAGCGTGGACGCCTCTTTGTTCGGGTAGGTGGCCCCTATCGTTTTGACCGTGGACGCTACGCTTAAATAGTCCGGCGCCAGCTCAGCAATACGCAACGAGCCGTTAGTTCCAGGATAATCGACTGTCATCGAAATGTACGTTTTTCCGTTGGTATCCTTAAAGATCGACCCTAAATCTCCTACGGTATTTCCGGTTGGCAATGGATCGTTATTGTTAAAAATAAATGGACCTGTCGGAGATGAACTGGTCAGGTACGTCAGCCCTTTTCGGATGGTTCCGACGGAATTGTTCCACTCGATAATCATGACATAGTTGTTGTTTACACTGTTGTACGCTACAACCGGCCGACCTAACCAGTCGTTGCCCGAATATCCTCCAGAAGCATCTACAAACCCGCTGAAATCAACGACGTTTCCCTGATAGTCCCAAGTTGCCATATCCGTCGACGTATATAAATTCACTTTTTTCTGGTTGGCAACCGAATAATCGACCCCATACCAATAAAAAGTATTTCCTTCCTGCATAACCCAGCCGCCTTGCGCCCAGATCTGGTTGCCGTCCGTATCAAACCAATTCGTATTATTCACAATAGCGGCCGGCGCCGCCTTAACGGATGGAGCAAAGCCAAAGGTCGTTAAAACAAGAGCTAGAGCCAGCATAGCGGTCAAGAGTTTTCTGGGAATAATCCTCTGACTTAGTAACATTACAATCATCCTCTCTCGAACGTTTTTAAAATCTTGCTTCACCTAAAATCCTGCAGCGTTAGCGTTCTGGATTTCTGTACATCCCCCCTTTCAAAATGGAACGCTTCCAATTTTGGGCATAAGAAACTCTAGTCTAACCATCTTTGATAGAGTGATTAGACTAGAAGTTCAGAGGTTAAGCTACTAGGTTTAAGCTTACTAGGTTTGTGAATAAAGTAGCGGAGCCAAGGTCGAGCTCGTAGAAGCGTCAGCGTTCGCATTTGAAGTCGGATTTCCACCTCTAGGAGAGGTTAAGTTCAAGGAAATCTGAGTTCAAGAGCGATCGGAGGGCCGACCTTGGCGGAGCCGATCGGAGGGCCAACCTTTGGCACAGCCGACTTTGGCAGAGCCTAAAGCTTCTTCCTAAGCTCAGTAACGGAAGCCCGTCTAGCGCCTGAATCGCGTTGCGCTGCCGGCTCAATTACTGGAGTTGCCTCGCCCGCTTCCTGCATCCGGCGAATTAAACGTTCACGCAAGTCAGCGGCGATGCCGTTGAAAGACTCGACCCCAACTAGGTTGTTCAGCTCATGCGGATCAGACTGCAAATCGTACAGGAACTCCTCCACATACGCAGCGGAACCGGCATCCTTCCAAGCATTCGCATCCGCCGCGCTGACGCTATACTTCCAGCGCTGTGTCCGAATCGCCCGGCCGACTTGTGCTTCGCTGATTTGAACCAATACTTCCTCCGGCCAGCCTTCTCTCTCCCCACGCAGTAATGGGAGAATAGAGCGTCCCTGCATGGAGTCTGGAACCGGTATACCGGCGGCATCCAGCAACGTAGGCGGCAGATCGACCAGAGAAACCATCTCCTGCAGACGGCCGCCCGATTTGAACGGACCACCAATGAATGCGGTCGGTACGCGAATCGAACTGTCATGGCAGGAACGTTTGTACTCGCTGTTTCTCGTCTTGAAATGGCAGCCGTGATCGGATGTGAACATAATAATTGTGTCATCCTCCAACCCGAGGCTGATCAAGCTGTCAAATATGCGTCCCAGCGCTTCATCGATGCGTTTAACCATTCCATAATAGCCGCCCAGATGCGCATGCGCCGTTCCTCCAAGCGAAGCCAGATCTCCGGGAACAAACTGGCTGCCGCTATAACGGCCTTCATATCCGCGCGGAGCAGGATAGTTATCGGAATGATTTTGATGA
This window contains:
- a CDS encoding Arylsulfatase A; this translates as MMTAKTTKRPNVIVFFTDQQRADTTGVHGNPLGLTPNFDRMAMEGTHIFNSYTCQPVCGPARSSLQTGKYATETGCYVNGIPLKQDELTLAHHFNEMGYSTGYIGKWHLAGQEPVPQNQRGGYQYWLASNVLEFSSDAYDTVMYDNDNKPVKLPGYRVDAQTDAAIRYIDQHQDEPFFLFLSYLEPHHQNHSDNYPAPRGYEGRYSGSQFVPGDLASLGGTAHAHLGGYYGMVKRIDEALGRIFDSLISLGLEDDTIIMFTSDHGCHFKTRNSEYKRSCHDSSIRVPTAFIGGPFKSGGRLQEMVSLVDLPPTLLDAAGIPVPDSMQGRSILPLLRGEREGWPEEVLVQISEAQVGRAIRTQRWKYSVSAADANAWKDAGSAAYVEEFLYDLQSDPHELNNLVGVESFNGIAADLRERLIRRMQEAGEATPVIEPAAQRDSGARRASVTELRKKL
- a CDS encoding Ricin-type beta-trefoil lectin domain-like, which produces MLLSQRIIPRKLLTAMLALALVLTTFGFAPSVKAAPAAIVNNTNWFDTDGNQIWAQGGWVMQEGNTFYWYGVDYSVANQKKVNLYTSTDMATWDYQGNVVDFSGFVDASGGYSGNDWLGRPVVAYNSVNNNYVMIIEWNNSVGTIRKGLTYLTSSSPTGPFIFNNNDPLPTGNTVGDLGSIFKDTNGKTYISMTVDYPGTNGSLRIAELAPDYLSVASTVKTIGATYPNKEASTLIKVGSTYWMFASATNGWGSSQTYCMSATSLSGTWSAQNVCATNPATTNSYDTQTDQILPIQGSSGTLYVYLGDRWNNMSGGSTGVGRNQWHPVSFGPNGNPNINGNGSWSIDTVAGTWSPINTTIDLTKTYSITNQNSGKALGITGNSTADGAAAVQNTFSNAAGQTWKFYDAGGGYYKIQNVNSGKYLNIYGAATADGAAAIQYASTTSINQHWQIVPVSGGGFKLINRNSGKVLGINGESTAEGAAVVQSPDSTAMNQRWSFSALD